The Kwoniella dendrophila CBS 6074 chromosome 3, complete sequence genome contains a region encoding:
- a CDS encoding 60S ribosomal protein L12 translates to MPPKFDPSEVKIIYLRATGGEVGASSALAPKIGPLGLSPKKVGEDIAKATGDWKGLRVTCQLTIQNRQATVSVVPSASSLVIKALKEPVRDRKKEKNIKHSGNIPLDQIYDIARKMAHKSFAKSLSGGVLEILGTAQSVGCTVDGKNPHDIIDAIHDGEIVVPDE, encoded by the exons ATGCCTCCAAAGTTCGACCCATCCGAGGTTAAG ATCATCTACCTCAGAGCTACCGGTGGTGAAGTCGGTGCctcatcagctttagctcCTAAGATCGGTCCTCTTGGTTTG TCCCCCAAGAAGGTTGGTGAAGATATCGCCAAAGCTACTGGTGATTGGAAAGGTCTCCGAGTTACTTGTCAATTAACCATTCAAAACAG ACAAGCTACCGTCTCCGTCGTCCCATCTGCTTCTTCCCTCGTTATCAAAGCTCTTAAAGAACCAGTAAGAGACcgaaagaaggaaaagaacaTCAAACACTCTGGTAACATTCCTCTTGATCAAATCTACGAT ATTGCCCGAAAAATGGCTCACAAATCATTCGCCAAATCACTTTCAGGAGGTGTATTAGAAATTCTCGGTACTGCTCAATCAGTCGGTTGTACCGTTGATGGTAAAAACCCTCACGATATCATTGATGCTATACACGATGGTGAAATCGTTGTTCCAGATGAATAA
- a CDS encoding TATA-box-binding protein — MSGLALPTAPSSSSAASTSTIIPKTSSSQQNGTEQLRDDERLDGEGETLKRAPNKAISSVPEITSVQGLVPTLQNIVATVNLECRLDLKTIALHARNAEYNPKRFAAVVMRIRDPKTTALIFASGKMVVTGAKSEDDSRLASRKYARIIQKLGFDAKFAEFKIQNIVGSCDVKFPIRLEGLAFSHGAFSSYEPELFPGLIYRMMKPKVVLLIFVSGKIVLTGAKVREEIYMAFNQIYSVLVEFRKEA; from the exons atgTCAGGTTTAGCTCTTCCTACtgctccttcttcttcatcagcagcatcaacatcaacaataatacctaaaacaaGTTCATCACAACAAAATGGTACAGAGCAATtaagagatgatgaaagattagatgGGGAAGGTGAAACTTTAAAAAGAGCACCAAATAAAGCTATTAGTAGTGTACCTGAAATTACATCTGTACAAGGATTGGTACCGACTTTACA AAACATTGTAGCTACTGTTAACCTTGAATGTCGGTTGGATTTGAAAACAATTGCACTTCATGCTAGAAATGCTGAATATAACCCAAAG CGTTTCGCAGCAGTAGTAATGCGTATAAGAGATCCAAAAACAACAGCTTTAATATTCGCATCAGGTAAAATGGTAGTTACAGGAGCaaaatctgaagatgattcaagATTGGCATCAAGAAAATATGCAAGAATTATTCAAAAATTAGGATTTGATGCGAAATTTGCAGAAttcaaaattcaaaatattGTTGGTTCATGTGATGTTAAATTTCCTATAAGattagaaggtttagctttTAGTCATGGTGCTTTTAGTAGTTATGAACCTGAA TTATTCCCGGGCTTAATTTATAGAATGATGAAACCTAAAGTCGTTTTACTTATTTTCGTTTCTGGTAAAATCGTTTTAACTGGTGCTAAAGTAAGAGAAGAGATTTATATGGCGTTTAATCAGATTTATTCGGTATTAGTTG AATTCCGAAAAGAAGCATAG
- a CDS encoding 60S ribosomal protein L15-A: protein MGAYKYLAELYTKKQSDVLQFVSRVRCWEYRQLAVIHRASRPSRPDKARRLGYKAKQGYLIYRVRVRKGNRKKPVPKGATYGKPVRQGVNHLKYQRGLRSTAEERVGKRCGNLRVLNSYWVNQDGVYKYYEVILVDPSHKAIRRDARINWIANPVHKHRESRGLTAEGKKNRGLGKGSKHNHQPGRSTWKKHNTLSLRRYR, encoded by the exons ATGGGTGCCTACAAGTACCTTGCTGAGCTCTACACCAAAAAACAATCCGATGTTTTACAATTCGTTTCACGAGTTAGATGTTGGGAATATAGACAATTAGCTGTTATCCACAGAGCTTCAAGACCTTCAAGACCTGATAAGGCAAGAAGATTAGGATACAAAGCCAAGCAAGGTTACTTAATTTACAGAGTTAGAGTTAGAAAAGGTAACAGAAAGAAGCCCGTACCAAAAGGTGCTACATACGGTAAACCTGTTAGACAAGGTGTTAACCACTTGAAATACCAAAGAGGTTTAAGAAGtacagctgaagaaagagtCGGTAAAAGATGTGGTAACTTGAGAGT TCTCAACTCTTACTGGGTTAACCAAGATGGTGTTTACAAATACTACGAAGTTATCCTAGTTGA CCCATCCCACAAAGCTATCAGACGAGATGCACGAATCAACTGGATCGCCAACCCTGTACACAAACACCGAGAATCACGAGGTCTTACAGCCgaaggaaagaagaacagaGGTTTGGGCAAAGGTTCAAAACACAACCACCAACCTGGACGATCAACCTGGAAGAAGCACAACAC TCTTTCTCTCCGACGATACCGATAA